In a single window of the Anaerocolumna cellulosilytica genome:
- a CDS encoding glycosyltransferase family 32 protein: MVLKNCNMKEFHEKLGNKQLICFGIGNDIGQMILNYPEYSWAEKITFLVDNDCNKHGKLIEIQGKRFEIKTIKELINTDKTQMVIIITCSYYYEIVKQLNSLEGFEAVECYIYNFMLNLMPEYDMPMENEKEFLIPPVIHYCWFGKGALPDFYKKCIASWKKYCPTYEIVEWNESNCDLTENLYALQAYQNKKYGFVPDYFRLKIIYENGGIYLDTDVEVIKNLDLLRYNKCFCGMQLPGEVNLGLGFGACKGNQIINKLLETYSGLIFQEKTGNLNEIASPVYQTNDLFSMGMEYGNKIQKIGNMVIYPTDVLSPKNLYTNMINVTKNTHTIHHFDGSWASGDRLIRKKKRIQESQELQKLFI, translated from the coding sequence ATGGTATTAAAAAATTGTAATATGAAAGAATTTCATGAAAAATTAGGTAATAAGCAGCTAATATGTTTTGGTATTGGTAATGATATAGGACAAATGATTTTAAATTATCCAGAATACTCATGGGCAGAAAAAATAACTTTTCTTGTTGATAATGATTGCAATAAACATGGTAAGCTGATAGAGATACAGGGAAAAAGATTTGAGATAAAAACCATAAAGGAATTGATAAATACAGATAAAACTCAAATGGTCATAATAATAACTTGCAGTTATTATTATGAGATTGTAAAACAACTGAATTCTCTTGAAGGATTTGAAGCAGTTGAATGTTATATATATAATTTTATGCTTAATTTAATGCCAGAGTATGATATGCCGATGGAGAATGAAAAAGAGTTCTTAATACCTCCGGTTATACATTATTGCTGGTTTGGAAAAGGGGCGTTGCCTGATTTTTATAAAAAATGTATTGCCAGTTGGAAAAAGTATTGTCCCACATATGAAATTGTAGAATGGAATGAAAGTAATTGTGATCTAACTGAAAATTTGTATGCACTACAAGCTTACCAAAATAAAAAATATGGTTTTGTACCAGATTACTTTAGGTTGAAAATAATATACGAAAATGGAGGAATTTATTTAGATACAGATGTTGAAGTGATTAAAAACTTGGATTTATTACGTTATAATAAATGTTTTTGTGGGATGCAACTTCCAGGTGAAGTTAATTTAGGTCTGGGGTTTGGTGCATGTAAAGGAAATCAAATTATTAATAAATTATTAGAAACATATAGCGGGCTTATTTTTCAAGAAAAAACAGGAAATTTAAATGAGATAGCTAGTCCTGTATACCAGACAAATGATCTATTTTCTATGGGAATGGAATATGGAAACAAAATACAAAAAATAGGGAATATGGTGATATACCCCACTGATGTGTTGAGTCCTAAGAACTTATATACAAATATGATTAATGTTACAAAAAACACACATACAATCCATCATTTCGATGGTTCTTGGGCTTCGGGTGATCGTTTAATTAGGAAAAAAAAGCGAATACAAGAGTCACAGGAACTACAAAAACTATTTATCTGA
- a CDS encoding glycosyltransferase family 32 protein gives MKLKNCDYKTFLKDVSNKKVVCFGVGKMLSEMQEEFINTPIKQIIGITDNNHSQWYSKKTVFGEELEVLPPSIMFTLLNEDIVILITSNACLEIVQQLESVINNSTTCYIFPFLRSLQQDKDALNASKNRIIIRNNQPNIPKKIHYTWFSGQKMPESMIKCKESWKKYCPDYQIIEWNQENYDVTKCKYMQQAIENKKWGFAGDYARLDLIYKYGGIYLDLDVELVKNLDELLYNEAYASFESTKFVNFGSGFGAVAGFSLLKEMMSEYERIDFVDSNGLLNLAASPVYQTKVLEKLGLRRNGSMQLISGMTIYPFDFLCAQSVLTGIIYQTENTHSIHRFAASWMEDIVVEERNKKLELLRKISI, from the coding sequence ATGAAATTAAAAAATTGTGATTATAAAACCTTTTTAAAAGATGTATCCAATAAAAAAGTAGTCTGCTTTGGTGTAGGGAAAATGCTTTCAGAAATGCAGGAAGAATTTATAAATACACCCATTAAACAGATAATCGGCATTACCGATAATAACCACTCCCAATGGTATAGTAAAAAAACGGTATTTGGAGAGGAATTAGAGGTATTGCCTCCAAGTATAATGTTCACTTTATTAAATGAAGATATTGTTATATTAATTACGAGTAATGCTTGTTTGGAAATTGTTCAGCAATTAGAGAGTGTAATAAATAATAGCACTACATGTTATATTTTTCCTTTTTTAAGAAGCTTGCAGCAAGATAAAGACGCATTAAATGCATCAAAAAATAGAATTATAATTAGAAATAATCAACCAAATATTCCTAAAAAAATACATTATACATGGTTTTCAGGTCAAAAGATGCCTGAAAGTATGATAAAGTGTAAAGAGAGTTGGAAGAAATATTGTCCGGATTATCAAATAATTGAATGGAATCAAGAAAACTATGATGTAACAAAATGTAAGTACATGCAGCAAGCCATTGAAAATAAGAAATGGGGATTTGCTGGAGACTATGCAAGGTTGGATTTAATATATAAGTATGGAGGGATATATCTGGATTTGGATGTGGAATTAGTAAAAAATCTTGACGAATTATTGTATAATGAGGCATATGCTAGTTTTGAATCTACAAAATTTGTTAATTTTGGATCTGGGTTTGGTGCAGTAGCAGGGTTTTCTTTATTAAAGGAAATGATGTCAGAATATGAAAGAATAGATTTTGTTGATAGTAATGGACTTCTAAACCTGGCAGCTTCACCTGTATATCAAACCAAAGTTCTAGAAAAGCTAGGTTTAAGAAGGAATGGCTCTATGCAGCTGATTTCTGGAATGACAATCTATCCTTTTGATTTTCTTTGTGCTCAGAGCGTCTTGACTGGAATAATTTATCAAACAGAGAATACGCACTCAATTCATCGATTTGCTGCTTCATGGATGGAAGATATAGTTGTTGAAGAAAGAAATAAAAAGTTGGAGTTACTGAGAAAAATAAGTATATAA
- a CDS encoding glycosyltransferase family 32 protein, with amino-acid sequence MVLRNSTMLDFVNVVKNKKLYCFGAGSVPNEICSKYPELKLESYIYRFIDNSSILQGTKKKVGTSDILVISVEEFLKEVDESTVVLFTLYAFLEAFEQLDTVSVLDTISCYIYRMIVAADYDFQLAQQKIPENGLLYTGSPQIPKKIHYCWFGYNELPDLAKRCIESWKKFCPNYEIIRWDETNYDVSKNKYMHKAYKDRKWAFVSDYARLDIVNDYGGIYLDTDVELVKSLDSLLYEKGFCGFESNQQVAFGLGFGAHSNNKVVADLLKLYDTLEWDGGKTPCPVFQTSILKKHGLIEQNSFQRLKDMTILPAECLCPKSIMSSKISVTPRTFAIHHYAASWYEYTQTEIEFLKLWERVQDYE; translated from the coding sequence ATGGTTTTAAGAAACAGTACTATGCTTGACTTTGTTAATGTGGTTAAAAATAAAAAATTGTACTGTTTTGGTGCTGGTTCTGTACCGAATGAAATATGCAGTAAATATCCTGAACTTAAACTTGAAAGTTATATTTATCGGTTTATAGATAATAGTTCTATTTTACAGGGAACTAAAAAGAAAGTAGGAACTTCCGATATTTTAGTTATATCAGTAGAAGAGTTCCTAAAAGAAGTTGATGAAAGTACAGTAGTTTTATTTACGTTATATGCATTTTTAGAGGCATTTGAACAATTAGATACTGTTTCTGTATTAGATACAATATCCTGTTATATTTACAGAATGATTGTAGCAGCCGATTATGATTTTCAATTAGCCCAACAAAAGATTCCGGAAAATGGCTTATTATATACAGGTTCACCTCAGATACCTAAAAAAATTCATTATTGCTGGTTTGGGTATAATGAACTACCTGACTTAGCTAAAAGATGCATCGAAAGTTGGAAAAAGTTTTGCCCTAATTATGAAATTATACGCTGGGATGAAACAAATTATGATGTGAGTAAAAATAAATATATGCATAAGGCATATAAAGACAGAAAATGGGCGTTTGTATCTGATTATGCAAGGTTGGATATTGTTAATGATTATGGTGGTATTTATTTGGATACGGATGTCGAGTTAGTCAAAAGTCTAGATTCATTACTATATGAAAAAGGTTTCTGCGGCTTTGAAAGTAATCAACAAGTTGCTTTTGGATTAGGGTTTGGAGCTCATAGTAATAATAAAGTTGTTGCTGACTTACTTAAGTTGTATGATACCTTAGAGTGGGATGGAGGAAAAACCCCTTGTCCAGTCTTTCAGACATCTATTTTAAAAAAACACGGATTGATTGAGCAGAATAGTTTTCAGAGATTAAAAGATATGACAATTTTGCCTGCAGAATGTCTTTGTCCAAAAAGTATAATGTCTAGCAAGATATCGGTAACACCACGAACTTTTGCAATTCATCATTATGCTGCCTCATGGTATGAATACACCCAAACAGAAATAGAATTCTTGAAATTATGGGAAAGGGTCCAGGACTATGAATAA
- a CDS encoding glycosyltransferase — MNNFMPKVSIIIPVYNAEKYIESCLESVVSQTYPNIEILLMVGQCNDSSLEKCIKWQKKNSKIIIVSRKDNSLGDARNYGLKIAQGDFVAYVDADDYVENNFIYKLLKPFLTDDLLDFVCCGFDKFRENEMLKEGWVPEERGKKEVSFTSYVNCIKYGVVWNKMYRTKWLVEKNITMFDGCHEDDAMHFILASQVKHVYLISEALYHYNVGNVVSLLHNKKNRLQYFDAVRFVIDYYKQNNILEMYYYQIRKIVLNSVKFILEETQEDIEIITKYEDFLAEIYPEVHDEFSFWKCRNIQLESTLIIFGGGADCNLLLKQIDKEKIRYIVDNNVQLHGKMVENIPVVSFAELLNYRDSYTVIVSSSHYFYEIARQLRQNGIYNYVSPEDYYIKKFEKRRKDKNLVLFNTPEHSNIGDHTIAEAEKGFFGKYFSDYGLIEITDMMYKRYGKKLKRIISREDIIIITGGGFLGSLWMDGGEQAVRRIMEEYSENKIIIFPQTIYFEDNTYGKYELEISKQIYRKCRNLTVFLREMKSYNTARQMLDGYAKCELFPDIVLSMSGLDAENGNRAGAALCLKECKESLLSSEQKKYIEQHLKNNFKVEKITMHSAGEIYPNMRNYYIQEKIEEIKKYELVVTDALHCMLFCAISGTRCIALNNISGKVEGVYQWIKSLSYIRFASSEKEIDKLSTELLQIVDTRYTFDFNIYVDKIIDAIKETI; from the coding sequence ATGAATAATTTTATGCCTAAAGTCTCTATAATTATACCAGTATACAATGCTGAAAAATATATAGAATCTTGTTTAGAGAGTGTTGTTAGCCAAACATACCCCAATATAGAAATACTACTTATGGTAGGACAATGTAATGATTCTTCTTTAGAAAAATGTATTAAATGGCAGAAAAAAAATAGTAAGATAATAATAGTAAGCAGGAAAGACAATAGTCTGGGGGATGCCAGAAATTATGGTTTAAAAATTGCACAGGGTGATTTTGTTGCATATGTTGATGCTGATGATTATGTTGAGAATAACTTTATTTATAAATTATTGAAGCCATTTTTAACAGATGATTTATTAGATTTTGTTTGTTGTGGTTTTGACAAATTTAGAGAAAACGAAATGTTAAAAGAGGGTTGGGTACCAGAAGAAAGAGGAAAAAAGGAAGTATCTTTTACTTCCTATGTTAATTGTATCAAGTATGGTGTAGTATGGAATAAGATGTACCGCACGAAGTGGCTTGTAGAGAAAAATATAACAATGTTTGATGGTTGCCATGAAGATGACGCGATGCACTTTATTCTTGCTTCACAAGTAAAGCATGTTTATCTTATATCGGAAGCATTGTATCATTATAATGTAGGAAATGTTGTTAGCTTACTACATAATAAAAAGAATCGATTGCAGTATTTTGATGCTGTACGTTTTGTTATAGACTATTATAAACAAAATAATATATTAGAAATGTACTATTACCAAATAAGAAAAATTGTGTTAAATAGTGTAAAATTTATATTAGAAGAAACACAGGAAGATATAGAAATTATAACAAAATATGAAGATTTTCTTGCTGAAATATATCCAGAGGTTCATGATGAGTTTAGTTTTTGGAAATGTAGGAATATACAACTTGAATCTACTCTAATAATATTTGGGGGAGGGGCTGATTGCAATTTACTATTAAAGCAAATTGACAAGGAAAAAATCAGATATATAGTTGATAATAACGTACAATTGCACGGAAAAATGGTGGAAAATATCCCTGTTGTTTCATTTGCCGAACTACTAAACTATAGAGACTCATATACAGTAATTGTATCCAGTAGCCATTATTTTTATGAAATTGCAAGGCAACTGCGTCAAAATGGCATATATAATTACGTGAGTCCTGAAGATTATTATATAAAAAAGTTTGAAAAAAGACGAAAAGATAAGAATTTAGTGTTGTTTAATACACCCGAACATAGTAATATTGGAGATCATACAATAGCAGAAGCTGAAAAAGGTTTTTTTGGTAAGTATTTCTCGGATTACGGCCTTATAGAAATAACGGATATGATGTATAAACGTTATGGTAAGAAATTGAAGAGGATTATAAGCAGAGAAGATATTATTATTATAACAGGTGGTGGGTTCCTAGGGAGTTTGTGGATGGATGGCGGAGAACAGGCTGTAAGGCGCATAATGGAAGAGTATTCTGAGAATAAGATTATTATTTTTCCGCAAACAATATATTTTGAAGATAATACATATGGAAAATATGAGTTAGAAATAAGCAAACAAATTTATAGAAAGTGCAGAAATCTGACTGTCTTTCTACGTGAAATGAAATCATACAATACCGCAAGACAGATGTTAGATGGATATGCGAAATGTGAATTATTTCCTGACATTGTACTGTCTATGAGTGGTCTTGATGCAGAAAATGGAAATAGAGCAGGAGCTGCCCTATGCCTAAAAGAGTGTAAAGAAAGTCTTTTATCTAGCGAGCAAAAAAAATATATAGAACAACATCTGAAAAATAATTTTAAAGTAGAAAAAATTACGATGCATTCAGCGGGAGAAATATACCCCAATATGCGAAATTATTATATACAAGAAAAAATAGAAGAAATAAAAAAGTATGAATTAGTTGTAACAGATGCTCTACACTGTATGTTATTTTGTGCAATTAGTGGAACAAGATGTATTGCCTTAAATAATATCAGTGGTAAAGTGGAGGGAGTGTATCAATGGATAAAAAGTCTTTCTTATATTCGATTTGCATCGTCGGAGAAGGAAATTGATAAACTGTCAACAGAATTACTGCAAATAGTGGATACAAGATATACATTCGATTTTAATATTTATGTAGATAAAATAATAGATGCTATCAAGGAGACTATATAA
- a CDS encoding TylF/MycF/NovP-related O-methyltransferase, with amino-acid sequence MKILLWGCGERCQFFIKNKYLDLDIIIGFIDNNSNLTHFFGKKVYRPDEIYTLSEKYDFIIVTTNTYTVNSQILNQLEALGLPSDKILFIYNNYRITEKIYIKKQNDKLIKAISEELYYNIVEPEKLQVERLNDTLTCSFDLIDNQKIVGTGSLNNDLMYMKDYTRYRTFELTANEIENRKLEGAVAEVGVFRGMFAEIINLKFPDRKLYLFDSFESFKPEEYEKERESEYCEEGFKKVFENTSVDIVMKRMPYPDNCIVRKGFFPESIQEQEQNENFAFISIDVDFEESTYQCLSFFYPRLVKNGYIFLHDYNNRNLEGVKVAVNRYEADNKITFNKIPLCDEGGTLIIIK; translated from the coding sequence ATGAAAATACTACTATGGGGTTGTGGAGAACGATGCCAGTTTTTTATAAAAAATAAATATCTAGACTTAGATATAATCATAGGATTTATTGATAATAACTCAAATCTGACTCATTTTTTTGGAAAAAAAGTTTATCGCCCAGATGAAATATATACCCTGTCAGAAAAATATGATTTTATAATTGTTACTACAAATACTTATACAGTTAACAGTCAAATACTTAATCAGTTAGAAGCACTGGGCTTACCGTCAGATAAAATCTTATTCATTTATAATAATTATAGAATTACAGAGAAGATATATATAAAAAAGCAAAATGATAAGTTGATAAAAGCTATATCAGAAGAACTCTATTATAATATAGTTGAGCCAGAAAAATTGCAGGTTGAAAGATTGAATGATACGCTTACCTGTAGCTTTGATTTAATAGATAATCAGAAAATAGTCGGAACTGGTAGTTTGAATAATGATTTAATGTACATGAAAGATTATACAAGGTATAGAACATTTGAATTGACTGCAAATGAGATAGAAAACAGAAAACTAGAGGGTGCTGTCGCAGAAGTAGGAGTATTTAGGGGAATGTTTGCAGAGATAATAAACTTAAAATTTCCTGATAGAAAGTTGTATCTTTTTGATTCATTCGAAAGCTTTAAACCCGAAGAGTATGAAAAAGAAAGAGAATCTGAGTACTGTGAAGAAGGGTTTAAAAAAGTCTTTGAGAATACTAGTGTAGATATTGTTATGAAACGGATGCCATATCCTGATAACTGTATTGTTAGGAAAGGATTTTTTCCTGAAAGTATTCAAGAACAGGAGCAAAATGAGAATTTTGCATTCATATCAATTGATGTAGATTTTGAAGAATCAACGTATCAATGCTTAAGCTTTTTCTATCCCAGATTAGTGAAAAATGGTTATATTTTTTTACATGATTATAATAATCGTAATTTAGAGGGTGTTAAAGTTGCTGTAAATCGATATGAGGCAGATAATAAGATAACATTTAATAAGATACCGTTATGTGACGAAGGAGGGACGTTAATTATTATAAAATAA
- a CDS encoding radical SAM protein encodes MEKIKRLINCVLPDTICNMNCTYCYIGQQGTHACKSSVNPHTVKEIRSALSYERLGGGCHMNICAAGETLLVPYITELTSEFIEEGHIVSLVTNGTVHKVINELCDMPIEKRQKIFMKFSFHYLELKKGKLLDHFFQNVRKIQEADIGFTVELTVNDESIGYIDDIRKVCNEKLGCDCHIIESRQQDGKDWPRLTQLTMKEHQKKWGVFNSELFEFQQTIWGEKRNEFCYAGDWVVSIDLKNGDVCPCFGGGHVIDNIYRFLDRPIQFHAIGKNCPWGHCFAAHALLTHGVIPGFTAPTYAEVRNRCIPEQREWLGSSLKQIFSTRLSDYNQEYNIARKELTNFISGIEYGKYEMSDADKVLPHLLKYFKNNNYKNIAIYGAGRLGRALGELLEKCNLNVVCFLDKNYENINFEKPCVAIESVVESVDVIIISVHRVFYDIKEMLRLNNRADIISIIDLYVDEMNDNCL; translated from the coding sequence ATGGAAAAAATAAAAAGATTAATTAATTGTGTTTTACCAGATACAATATGTAATATGAACTGCACCTATTGTTATATAGGACAGCAAGGAACACATGCCTGCAAATCATCTGTTAATCCCCATACCGTAAAAGAGATAAGAAGTGCTCTTTCATATGAGCGACTGGGGGGAGGCTGCCATATGAATATATGTGCTGCGGGGGAGACTTTGCTGGTGCCTTATATCACAGAGTTGACATCTGAATTTATAGAAGAGGGTCATATCGTATCTTTAGTGACGAATGGTACAGTACACAAGGTTATAAATGAACTTTGTGATATGCCCATAGAAAAAAGACAAAAAATTTTCATGAAATTTTCATTTCATTATTTAGAGCTGAAAAAGGGAAAGCTTTTGGATCATTTTTTTCAAAATGTCAGGAAAATTCAAGAAGCTGATATAGGATTTACTGTTGAATTAACTGTAAATGATGAATCAATTGGATATATTGATGATATAAGGAAAGTATGTAATGAAAAATTGGGGTGTGATTGTCATATTATAGAATCAAGGCAGCAGGATGGTAAGGATTGGCCAAGATTAACTCAGTTGACAATGAAAGAACATCAGAAAAAGTGGGGGGTCTTTAATAGTGAGTTGTTTGAGTTCCAACAGACCATATGGGGAGAGAAGCGAAATGAGTTTTGTTATGCAGGAGATTGGGTTGTATCAATTGATTTAAAAAATGGAGATGTTTGCCCGTGCTTTGGAGGAGGGCACGTTATTGATAACATATACAGATTTCTTGACAGACCAATTCAATTCCACGCCATTGGAAAAAATTGTCCATGGGGACATTGCTTTGCAGCACATGCATTACTAACGCATGGAGTAATACCTGGATTTACTGCACCCACATATGCGGAAGTAAGAAATCGGTGTATACCAGAACAGCGGGAATGGTTGGGAAGTAGTTTAAAACAGATATTTAGTACAAGACTATCAGACTATAATCAGGAATATAATATTGCTAGAAAAGAATTAACTAACTTTATATCTGGTATTGAGTATGGTAAGTATGAAATGTCAGATGCAGACAAAGTATTACCGCATCTATTAAAGTATTTTAAAAACAATAACTATAAAAATATAGCTATCTATGGAGCAGGTAGATTAGGTAGGGCACTTGGCGAACTACTTGAAAAGTGTAATCTAAACGTAGTGTGTTTTTTGGATAAAAATTATGAAAATATAAATTTTGAAAAGCCATGTGTTGCAATCGAATCGGTAGTGGAGTCTGTGGATGTTATTATCATCAGTGTACACAGAGTTTTTTATGATATCAAAGAAATGCTTAGATTGAATAATCGAGCAGATATTATTTCAATTATAGATTTGTATGTTGATGAAATGAATGATAACTGTTTATGA